One window of the Salvia splendens isolate huo1 chromosome 1, SspV2, whole genome shotgun sequence genome contains the following:
- the LOC121808136 gene encoding tubby-like F-box protein 3: MMKLGLKSRSRRVVQDSSMAVEKSKVLMGKNKSESDENCSYFCWASLPPELLREVLMKLEESESKWPARKHVVACAGVCKSWREVMKELVKTPEASGKITFPISVKQPGPRESLMQCFIKRNRSNQTYYLFVSLSQALADDGKFLLSARKCRRPTCTDYMISLHADDNTSKGSETYVGKLRSNFLGTKFVVFDALPPHSGAKMAKSWSTRMVGSKQISPKLPTGNYTVAHISYELNVLGARGPRRMHCVIDAIPVSAIKPGGVAPTQTYFPLTSIDSSPALPLFGLKSNSFNKSSSGLTSNHADSPLVLRNKAPRWHEQLQCWCLNFHGRVTVASVKNFQLVASPENGEAGPEHEKVILQFGKVGKDVFTMDYRYPLSAFQAFAVCLSSFDTKIACE; encoded by the exons ATGATGAAGCTGGGATTGAAATCACGGTCGCGGAGAGTGGTGCAGGACAGCTCAATGGCGGTGGAGAAATCTAAGGTTTTAATGGGCAAAAATAAAAGCGAATCGGACGAAAATTGCAGTTATTTTTGCTGGGCGAGTTTGCCGCCGGAGTTGTTGAGGGAAGTGTTGATGAAATTGGAGGAATCGGAGTCAAAGTGGCCGGCGAGGAAACACGTAGTTGCGTGTGCGGGTGTGTGCAAGAGCTGGAGGGAAGTGATGAAGGAGCTGGTCAAAACTCCGGAAGCTTCTGGAAAGATCACGTTTCCTATATCTGTGAAGCAG CCTGGCCCAAGAGAATCTCTTATGCAGTGCTTTATAAAAAGGAATCGGTCAAATCAAACGTATTATCTTTTTGTGAGCTTAAGTCAAG CACTTGCTGATGATGGCAagtttcttctttctgctcGTAAGTGTAGGCGGCCAACATGCACGGATTACATGATCTCTCTACACGCAGATGATAATACTTCAAAGGGAAGTGAAACTTATGTGGGAAAGCTAAG ATCAAATTTTCTTGGAACCAAGTTTGTCGTGTTTGATGCTCTTCCTCCCCATTCCGGAGCCAAGATGGCAAAAAGCTGGTCCACCCGCATGGTCGGTTCAAAACAGATTTCGCCTAAGCTTCCTACGGGAAACTATACTGTTGCTCATATCTCATACGAGTTGAATGTGTTGGGAGCCAG AGGTCCAAGAAGAATGCATTGTGTTATCGATGCAATCCCAGTTTCCGCCATTAAACCTGGAGGCGTTGCTCCAACGCAGACATACTTCCCTCTAACCAGCATCGACTCCTCTCCCGCTCTCCCACTTTTCGGCCTTAAATCGAACTCTTTTAACAAATCCTCTTCCGGCCTGACAAGCAACCATGCCGACAGCCCCCTCGTCTTAAGAAACAAGGCCCCGCGTTGGCACGAGCAGCTCCAGTGCTGGTGTTTGAACTTTCATGGCCGTGTCACTGTTGCATCGGTCAAGAATTTCCAGCTGGTTGCTTCCCCTGAGAACGGTGAGGCCGGACCAGAACATGAGAAGGTCATCCTTCAGTTCGGGAAGGTGGGGAAAGACGTCTTTACAATGGACTATCGCTACCCACTCTCAGCCTTCCAGGCGTTCGCCGTCTGCCTCAGCAGCTTCGATACAAAAATCGCGTGCGAGTAA